The proteins below come from a single Holdemania massiliensis genomic window:
- a CDS encoding DUF4956 domain-containing protein: protein MSSYLSNLLQQIEALNAGQILAQIFIAMVLGFVIYLSYYLAHAGTVYSRKFNVSLVVLTLLTTIVMTAIGNNVALSLGMVGALSIVRFRTAIKDSRDTVYIFWAIVTGLSCGVGDYMTAGLGAAGVFLVLLLLGRIKNENRMLLIVRGARSTEERIMSVITHYFEGRLDLRVKNTTRDTIELIYEIPRKTYEKNLRKMSGIDEELYQIEHVQYVNIVAQDDDISS, encoded by the coding sequence ATGAGTTCTTATTTATCGAATTTATTGCAGCAAATTGAAGCGCTGAATGCGGGCCAGATTCTGGCTCAGATTTTCATTGCCATGGTGTTGGGCTTTGTCATCTATCTTTCCTATTATCTGGCGCATGCCGGCACGGTTTACAGCCGGAAGTTCAATGTCAGTCTGGTCGTTTTAACGCTGCTGACGACAATTGTCATGACGGCTATCGGCAATAATGTCGCCTTATCGTTAGGCATGGTCGGCGCGCTGTCCATCGTGCGTTTCCGGACAGCGATCAAAGATTCGCGGGATACGGTTTACATCTTCTGGGCCATTGTTACCGGTCTTTCGTGCGGTGTTGGAGATTACATGACGGCAGGGCTGGGCGCGGCCGGAGTCTTTCTGGTGCTTTTGCTTCTGGGCCGGATCAAAAATGAAAATCGGATGCTGCTGATCGTGCGCGGCGCCCGCAGTACGGAAGAACGGATTATGTCGGTGATTACACATTATTTTGAAGGCCGGCTGGATTTGCGGGTGAAGAATACGACGCGCGATACGATTGAGCTGATCTACGAAATACCGCGGAAAACTTATGAGAAGAATTTACGGAAGATGTCGGGGATTGATGAAGAATTATATCAGATTGAACATGTCCAGTATGTGAATATCGTCGCCCAAGACGATGATATCAGCAGTTAA
- a CDS encoding polyphosphate polymerase domain-containing protein → MNEVLRQERKFLISLTQRARFEGQLDALLHQDQHNIDLQQGGYRVRSLYFDTLNDRDFHAKMDGVEQRRKLRLRIYHPEDEIAYLEMKQKQGANQLKRSLPVSREDAEQLIQGNYKPLLHYHEAFAAECYAILNREHYRPKTVVEYRRKAYVLPENSIRITLDSDIQANEFRYDIFDPTLAMAPVLDPWKTILEVKYNRFLLTYIRDIIRSCNQSELSASKYCMARRIGLRYTEFY, encoded by the coding sequence ATGAACGAAGTGCTCAGACAGGAGCGAAAATTCCTGATATCTTTGACCCAGCGGGCGCGTTTCGAGGGCCAGCTGGATGCTCTTCTCCATCAGGATCAGCATAATATAGATCTGCAGCAAGGCGGTTATCGAGTACGTTCCTTGTATTTTGATACCTTGAATGATCGGGATTTCCATGCCAAGATGGACGGCGTTGAACAACGGCGGAAGCTGCGTTTGCGCATCTATCACCCTGAGGATGAAATAGCTTATCTGGAGATGAAGCAGAAGCAGGGAGCCAACCAGCTGAAGCGCTCATTGCCGGTGAGCCGTGAGGATGCAGAACAGTTGATTCAAGGAAATTACAAACCGCTTTTGCATTATCATGAAGCTTTTGCGGCGGAGTGCTATGCGATCCTGAACCGCGAACATTACCGGCCCAAGACGGTGGTTGAATATCGGCGCAAAGCCTATGTGCTGCCGGAAAACAGCATCCGGATTACGCTGGACAGCGATATCCAGGCCAATGAATTCCGCTATGATATTTTTGATCCGACGCTGGCGATGGCGCCGGTGCTGGATCCATGGAAAACAATTCTTGAAGTCAAATATAACCGTTTTCTGCTCACCTATATCCGTGATATCATCCGCAGCTGCAACCAAAGTGAATTGTCCGCCAGCAAATACTGTATGGCGCGGCGAATCGGGTTGCGATATACCGAATTTTATTAA
- a CDS encoding response regulator, with the protein MNLIAVDDEPFVLKDLEEALKEAVPQGTLHCFTAPSKALAYIRSTSIDVAFLDIELGSMNGLVLAKIIKDICPQAHIIFVTSHEQYALGAIQMHATGYLMKPVTVEDLQRELTFIYGDVSPHRQIRVQTFGGFDIFVDENPVLFKRAKSKELLAYLIDRRGISVTAAEACAVLWGDASIDSRKKGYFRIVVKGLREALRTAGIEDILLRSWNSLAIIPDQLDCDSYHFLEGDPQFVNSYRNDYLCCYEWAEFSLGSVLYKNE; encoded by the coding sequence ATGAATTTGATTGCGGTTGATGATGAACCTTTCGTATTAAAAGATCTTGAAGAAGCCCTGAAGGAAGCTGTTCCTCAAGGAACGCTGCATTGTTTTACTGCCCCCAGCAAAGCCTTAGCCTATATCCGCAGCACCTCGATTGATGTGGCCTTTCTGGATATTGAGCTGGGCAGTATGAATGGACTTGTTCTGGCAAAGATAATAAAAGATATCTGTCCCCAAGCGCATATCATTTTTGTAACCAGTCATGAACAATATGCTTTGGGTGCTATTCAGATGCATGCCACCGGGTATTTGATGAAACCCGTTACGGTGGAGGATCTGCAACGGGAACTGACCTTTATTTACGGCGATGTTTCACCGCACCGGCAGATAAGGGTGCAGACATTCGGCGGCTTCGATATCTTTGTGGATGAAAATCCAGTTCTATTCAAACGGGCCAAATCCAAAGAGCTGCTTGCTTATTTGATCGACCGGCGCGGGATCAGTGTGACAGCGGCGGAAGCCTGTGCGGTATTGTGGGGAGATGCTTCCATCGATTCACGCAAGAAAGGGTATTTCCGCATTGTGGTGAAAGGCTTGCGGGAAGCCCTGCGGACGGCTGGGATTGAAGACATTCTGCTTCGTTCCTGGAACAGCCTTGCGATTATCCCCGATCAGCTGGACTGCGACAGCTATCATTTTCTGGAGGGCGATCCTCAATTTGTAAACAGCTATCGCAATGACTATTTATGCTGCTACGAATGGGCCGAGTTCAGCCTGGGTTCAGTCTTATACAAGAACGAGTGA
- a CDS encoding sensor histidine kinase has product MDNLIIANIALDLFCLILSLIPIIYLVNDRRYQYKLNRYFLGISIANGTMIIGDLADWCIRDVTTQNLSRILALLSLLFYVSSAFVLYFFARYIAEYLKLTTKTRRNFLTVVTLLCAVQIFFAVLSPWTGAFFHITENGYQRGSLFVISQLVPLFCYLSFTFLVILCRKKLTYRELIFFLLYIFIPLGAGALQMFFRGIAVVNVGVTLALLFIFVNIQSERDLLIKQQEKELMESRIEIMLSQIQPHFLYNALTTIRQLCDADPKQAKAAIHDFSCFLRGNMDALKSKAPIPFEQELYHAENYLALEQQRFQDRLCVVYEITARDFSIPSLTLQPIVENAVRHGVLKREEGGQIIIHTEETAEAFLVQVTDDGPGISDDSMAGDSHSHIGIENVRNRLAILCRGTLTLQSREGVGTVVTITIPKEGVIE; this is encoded by the coding sequence ATGGATAATCTGATCATTGCCAACATTGCGCTGGATCTTTTCTGTTTGATCTTATCTTTGATTCCGATTATATACCTAGTGAATGACCGGCGTTATCAATACAAGCTAAATCGTTACTTTTTAGGGATCAGTATTGCCAACGGCACAATGATCATAGGCGATTTGGCAGATTGGTGTATTCGAGATGTCACAACACAGAATCTGAGCAGGATTCTCGCTTTGCTTTCTCTGTTGTTTTACGTTAGTTCTGCCTTTGTCCTGTATTTTTTTGCCCGATATATTGCCGAATATCTAAAGCTGACAACCAAAACAAGGAGAAATTTTTTGACTGTTGTTACATTGTTGTGCGCAGTCCAGATATTTTTTGCGGTACTCAGTCCATGGACCGGCGCTTTTTTCCATATTACCGAAAATGGATATCAACGGGGCTCGCTGTTTGTGATTTCCCAATTGGTACCGTTATTCTGTTACCTCTCCTTTACTTTTCTGGTCATTTTGTGTCGGAAAAAACTGACGTACCGGGAATTAATTTTCTTTCTGCTGTATATTTTTATACCTTTGGGAGCCGGTGCTCTGCAGATGTTTTTTCGGGGAATTGCGGTTGTCAACGTTGGCGTTACGCTGGCGCTGTTGTTTATTTTTGTCAACATTCAGTCAGAGCGGGATCTGTTGATTAAGCAGCAGGAAAAAGAATTAATGGAATCCCGAATTGAAATCATGCTTTCTCAGATTCAGCCGCATTTTCTGTATAATGCCTTAACTACGATTCGTCAGCTTTGCGATGCAGATCCCAAACAAGCGAAGGCGGCTATTCATGATTTTTCCTGCTTTCTGCGGGGAAATATGGATGCGTTAAAAAGTAAGGCACCGATTCCTTTTGAACAAGAGCTTTATCATGCGGAAAACTATTTAGCACTTGAACAGCAGCGGTTCCAGGATCGTCTTTGCGTCGTTTATGAGATTACCGCCCGGGATTTTTCCATCCCTTCCCTGACGCTGCAGCCGATTGTGGAAAATGCCGTGCGCCATGGTGTTTTAAAACGGGAGGAAGGCGGACAAATTATCATTCATACAGAGGAAACAGCGGAAGCTTTTCTTGTTCAGGTTACTGATGATGGACCGGGAATTTCGGATGACAGCATGGCGGGGGATTCGCATTCCCACATCGGTATTGAAAATGTACGGAATCGATTGGCAATTCTCTGCCGGGGAACATTGACCTTGCAAAGCAGGGAGGGCGTAGGAACTGTCGTCACGATCACGATTCCCAAAGAGGGGGTGATCGAATGA
- a CDS encoding leucine-rich repeat protein, with protein MKKKRGHSILIAGLSLGMFFALQPVAAQTPSMEQKDQASIRFADPVHLNWNTNLDLSKKQTSQTNGEVIIASFDPLPPAVAKQSVAVGTPENKLNLPKTLTGLESLEDLAVKIEVTWKSKGDAYDPSKVQDYTFVAELSAGYRLGETASLPEITVTVTNFQPTTLPENYVRLTMQPGELEERIQKEQVKPEKIEALFIEGKMNDTDIQYLRANLTNLKTLDLKETSLSKLSAQAFQGMTKLETVVLPDTLTKIEAQAFAGCTQLKSLNLSKVTSIGESAFADCAALGAVDLSQVQALGKKAFAGCTQLTLAANTQFNEALKQISESAFEGCKNLSEINLSQVAEIGASAFKNCEKLTLKAGTGLNENYTTINDSTFYGCSSLTTVDLSHVTSIGASAFDQCGKLGEVDLSQVTTLGDSAFEGCGSLKLKAQTNLNPDLSAIGKRTFAQCSSLSLIDLSKVQTIGEGAFVGCTSISEVNLLKLTELGAKALKDCTGLKVLALPQNKPNWSADSFENVPAVLLMFENGKAYSDLSGLPNGSAAPVIEGKDIQAGETLELTVKLPVSINVTYQWSFNGTAMTSQTNSTLKIDQAQVSHGGTYQCDVTWGTWVQRAEKAVKVTPKPTPSPTPTPTPTPTPTPQPAHEHDYGPMQSDPTWHYRECVDGDGAKAEIAEHTPSDWIIIEKATATKAGSKKKVCTVCGRQLEWQAIPATGPEYTFKTLKSKEAQLEIRGDFSANASLATTADLPHKEGTCDACDAIREQQKAAGWLTGHRLQLKAGKYKGDLTVEITTDKKDGTEVELWICQDKTLVKETKKVKSGTVSITLKTWPDYIGLSEVPVKISGLPGSLSLTVGEQTTLKPVPSGGTWEYDHSILEVTQNDDSFTVKALQVGETTCTYSAEGDQYSLKAQVKEKAADPAPETKKTGSIVPFAIGILVFAAAVLIVGAVFLKRQIDKSQG; from the coding sequence ATGAAAAAGAAAAGAGGGCATTCGATTTTGATCGCAGGATTGTCGCTGGGCATGTTCTTCGCGCTGCAGCCTGTTGCAGCTCAAACGCCGTCCATGGAACAGAAGGATCAGGCTTCAATTCGTTTTGCGGATCCGGTTCATTTGAATTGGAATACGAATCTCGATCTTTCAAAGAAACAAACCTCTCAAACTAACGGTGAGGTGATTATCGCTTCCTTTGACCCTTTGCCGCCTGCTGTAGCAAAACAGAGCGTAGCTGTCGGTACACCGGAGAATAAGCTGAATTTGCCAAAGACTTTGACCGGTCTGGAGTCACTTGAAGACTTGGCAGTGAAGATTGAGGTAACGTGGAAAAGCAAAGGCGATGCTTATGATCCTTCCAAGGTTCAAGATTATACGTTCGTTGCCGAATTAAGCGCGGGATATCGTCTTGGCGAAACGGCCAGTCTGCCGGAAATCACTGTGACAGTGACCAATTTCCAGCCAACGACACTGCCGGAAAACTATGTGCGGCTGACGATGCAGCCCGGCGAGCTGGAAGAGAGAATCCAAAAAGAACAGGTAAAACCGGAGAAGATTGAAGCGTTGTTCATTGAAGGCAAAATGAATGATACCGATATCCAGTATCTTCGTGCAAACCTGACAAATTTGAAGACGCTGGACTTGAAAGAGACATCTCTGAGCAAGCTTTCAGCCCAGGCGTTTCAGGGGATGACAAAGCTGGAAACCGTTGTTTTGCCAGATACGTTAACGAAGATTGAGGCCCAAGCTTTTGCCGGATGCACCCAATTAAAATCCTTGAATTTGTCCAAGGTCACGTCCATCGGCGAGAGTGCTTTTGCGGACTGTGCCGCTTTAGGGGCTGTGGATCTTTCCCAGGTACAAGCGCTGGGAAAGAAAGCTTTTGCCGGCTGCACACAGCTGACGTTGGCGGCCAATACGCAATTCAACGAAGCGCTGAAGCAGATCAGTGAATCCGCTTTTGAAGGCTGTAAAAATTTATCAGAAATCAACCTGTCTCAGGTTGCGGAGATCGGTGCCAGTGCGTTTAAGAACTGCGAAAAGCTGACATTAAAAGCCGGAACCGGATTGAATGAAAATTATACAACAATTAATGATTCGACCTTCTATGGCTGCAGCAGTCTGACCACTGTAGATTTATCGCATGTCACCTCCATTGGAGCCAGCGCTTTCGATCAGTGCGGCAAGCTTGGCGAAGTCGATTTATCCCAGGTCACGACCCTGGGGGATTCCGCTTTTGAAGGCTGCGGTTCGTTGAAGCTGAAAGCGCAGACGAACTTGAATCCAGATTTAAGCGCAATCGGCAAGCGGACCTTCGCTCAATGCTCATCCTTGAGTCTGATTGATTTGTCCAAGGTCCAAACGATCGGTGAGGGAGCTTTTGTGGGCTGCACGTCGATCAGCGAAGTCAATTTGCTTAAGCTGACAGAACTGGGCGCGAAAGCCTTGAAAGACTGCACGGGACTCAAAGTTCTGGCCCTGCCGCAGAACAAGCCGAATTGGAGTGCAGATTCCTTTGAAAATGTTCCGGCGGTTCTGTTGATGTTTGAAAACGGCAAGGCGTATTCAGATTTGTCCGGTCTGCCAAACGGTTCGGCAGCTCCGGTCATTGAAGGTAAGGATATTCAGGCTGGTGAAACGCTGGAGCTGACGGTTAAGCTTCCAGTCAGCATCAATGTGACGTATCAATGGAGTTTTAACGGGACCGCGATGACCTCTCAAACCAATTCAACACTAAAAATTGATCAGGCTCAAGTCAGCCATGGCGGAACCTATCAATGTGATGTCACTTGGGGAACCTGGGTTCAGCGGGCGGAAAAGGCTGTTAAGGTAACTCCGAAACCGACCCCATCTCCAACCCCAACGCCAACCCCGACGCCAACGCCAACCCCTCAGCCGGCACATGAACATGATTACGGGCCGATGCAGTCCGATCCGACGTGGCATTACCGCGAATGTGTGGACGGCGACGGGGCGAAGGCCGAAATCGCGGAGCATACGCCGAGCGATTGGATTATTATTGAAAAGGCGACGGCGACCAAGGCTGGAAGTAAAAAGAAAGTCTGCACCGTCTGCGGAAGACAGCTGGAATGGCAGGCCATCCCGGCAACAGGTCCGGAATACACATTCAAAACGCTGAAATCTAAGGAAGCTCAGCTTGAGATCCGCGGTGATTTTTCTGCCAATGCCAGTCTGGCGACAACCGCTGATTTACCGCATAAAGAAGGAACCTGCGATGCCTGCGACGCGATCCGTGAACAACAAAAAGCTGCCGGCTGGCTCACGGGTCATCGTCTGCAGCTTAAAGCCGGAAAGTACAAAGGCGATCTGACCGTCGAAATCACAACGGATAAAAAAGACGGAACCGAAGTGGAACTGTGGATCTGCCAGGATAAAACGTTGGTGAAGGAAACGAAGAAGGTCAAGTCAGGAACAGTTTCGATCACTTTGAAAACCTGGCCGGATTATATTGGACTTTCGGAAGTGCCGGTGAAGATCAGCGGTCTGCCGGGTTCGCTGTCATTAACGGTTGGTGAACAAACTACGTTAAAACCTGTCCCATCGGGCGGAACCTGGGAATATGACCACTCCATTCTGGAAGTAACACAGAACGATGACAGCTTCACGGTAAAAGCTCTGCAGGTAGGAGAAACAACATGCACCTATTCGGCAGAAGGCGATCAGTACAGTCTGAAAGCACAGGTGAAGGAAAAAGCCGCAGACCCGGCACCGGAGACGAAAAAAACCGGAAGCATCGTTCCGTTTGCGATTGGGATTCTGGTCTTTGCGGCCGCCGTTCTGATCGTCGGAGCCGTGTTCCTGAAGCGTCAGATTGACAAATCGCAAGGCTGA
- a CDS encoding metallophosphoesterase family protein: MIYITGDTHGRFERVEQFCKSQKTKPQDILIILGDAGINFSGGLRDQEKKQFLSSLPITLFCIHGNHEKRPQTIAGYQLQEWHGGQVYVEAEYPHLCFAKDGELFDLDGKRTLVIGGAYSVDKWTRLMYGFGWWPDEQPTDAIKADVQRQLEQQNWNVDVVLSHTVPLKYEPTEMFLEGVDQSQVDKSTEQWLDQIESRLTYRKWYAGHYHTEKEIDQLEIMFENIKEFSL; the protein is encoded by the coding sequence ATGATTTATATTACAGGCGATACGCATGGCCGGTTTGAGCGCGTCGAGCAGTTTTGTAAAAGTCAGAAGACAAAACCTCAGGACATTTTAATCATTCTCGGCGACGCTGGAATTAACTTCAGCGGAGGACTGCGGGATCAGGAAAAGAAGCAATTTCTCAGTTCTCTTCCGATCACGCTTTTCTGCATCCATGGCAACCATGAGAAACGGCCTCAGACCATCGCAGGCTATCAACTTCAAGAATGGCACGGTGGTCAGGTTTACGTGGAAGCGGAGTATCCTCATCTCTGTTTTGCCAAAGATGGCGAGCTCTTTGATCTGGATGGAAAACGAACGCTGGTCATCGGCGGAGCCTACAGTGTGGATAAGTGGACTCGGTTAATGTATGGATTCGGCTGGTGGCCGGACGAACAGCCAACCGATGCGATCAAGGCGGATGTCCAGCGGCAATTAGAACAACAAAATTGGAATGTCGATGTCGTCCTGAGTCATACTGTGCCGTTAAAATATGAGCCAACAGAAATGTTTTTGGAGGGCGTTGATCAAAGTCAGGTCGATAAATCGACGGAACAGTGGCTGGATCAGATTGAAAGCCGACTCACTTATAGAAAATGGTATGCCGGACATTATCATACCGAAAAAGAAATAGATCAATTAGAAATCATGTTCGAAAACATTAAAGAATTCAGCCTGTGA
- a CDS encoding ABC transporter ATP-binding protein: MTNTKHNPKPTMRRGPMGGGHGMRGTGEKAKDFNGTMKQLLRYIKPYSLSMFFGILFAAVATVMTVVGPKILGKATTELAVGLHAKAVGTGGINFGRIAEILIFLLCLYGLSALFNYFQHWLMAGVAQKASYDLRKALAEKIDRLPFKYFDGHSHGDLLSRATNDVDTVSQTLNQSLANIITAMVQLIGFTIIMLSISWEMTLMAFCVLPLSAILVLQIVKRSQRFFARQQAALGAVNGHIEEMYSGHIVMKAFNGEARSIEEFSEHNQKLYDSAWKSQFLSGMMQPLTTLIGNIGYVGVCILGGWLTIKGAIEIGDIQAFIQYVRNFNQPINQLSQAVNVLQSTAAAAERVFEFLNEEEEIAETENPVPVRDRHGKSLIQGQVTFENVHFGYNPDKIIINDFSMFINAGKRVAIVGPTGAGKTTIVKLLMRFYELNSGTIYVDGQDIRNYRRSDLRSLFGMVLQDAWLFNGTVMENLRYGRLDATDQEVIAAAKAAHVDHFIRTLDHGYQTMIDGDSGNISQGQKQLLTIARAFLADPKILILDEATSSVDTRTEVLIQKGMETLMKGRTSFIIAHRLSTIRDADLILVMKEGDIVEAGTHDSLMTDNGFYASLYNSQFEDCE, translated from the coding sequence ATGACGAACACTAAACATAATCCGAAACCGACAATGCGCCGCGGTCCGATGGGCGGGGGTCATGGAATGCGCGGCACAGGCGAAAAAGCCAAAGATTTCAATGGGACAATGAAACAGCTTCTGCGCTATATCAAGCCTTATTCGCTGTCGATGTTCTTTGGCATTCTGTTTGCGGCGGTGGCCACGGTGATGACCGTTGTCGGACCGAAGATACTCGGCAAAGCGACGACGGAGCTGGCTGTTGGACTGCATGCCAAAGCGGTTGGTACAGGGGGAATCAACTTCGGCCGGATCGCTGAAATTCTGATTTTCTTACTGTGTCTGTACGGCTTATCCGCCTTGTTTAATTATTTCCAGCACTGGCTGATGGCCGGCGTCGCGCAGAAAGCTTCCTATGATCTGCGTAAAGCGCTGGCGGAAAAGATTGACCGGCTGCCGTTTAAATACTTCGACGGTCATTCCCATGGTGATCTTCTGTCTAGGGCGACCAACGACGTCGATACGGTATCGCAGACGTTAAATCAATCTTTGGCTAATATTATTACCGCTATGGTTCAGCTCATCGGCTTTACGATCATCATGTTGTCGATCAGTTGGGAAATGACCTTGATGGCCTTCTGTGTCCTGCCGCTTTCGGCAATTCTGGTTCTGCAGATCGTCAAGCGTTCGCAGCGTTTCTTCGCTCGTCAGCAGGCGGCTTTGGGCGCGGTAAACGGACATATTGAAGAAATGTATTCCGGGCATATCGTCATGAAAGCCTTCAACGGTGAAGCCCGTTCAATTGAAGAATTCAGCGAGCACAACCAGAAGCTGTATGATTCAGCCTGGAAATCTCAGTTTCTAAGCGGCATGATGCAGCCGCTGACCACCTTGATCGGCAATATCGGGTATGTCGGCGTTTGTATCTTGGGCGGCTGGCTGACGATTAAGGGCGCTATTGAAATCGGTGATATTCAGGCGTTCATCCAGTATGTCCGCAACTTTAACCAGCCGATCAATCAGCTGTCGCAGGCAGTAAATGTGCTGCAGTCCACCGCCGCGGCAGCGGAACGTGTCTTTGAATTCTTAAATGAAGAAGAAGAAATAGCAGAAACCGAAAATCCGGTTCCGGTTCGCGACCGGCATGGAAAATCGCTGATTCAGGGACAGGTTACTTTTGAAAATGTCCATTTCGGCTACAATCCGGATAAGATCATCATCAATGATTTCTCAATGTTCATCAATGCCGGCAAGCGTGTGGCGATCGTCGGTCCGACAGGCGCCGGCAAGACGACGATAGTTAAGCTGCTGATGCGCTTCTATGAGCTGAACAGTGGTACGATCTATGTGGATGGTCAGGATATCCGCAATTACCGGCGGTCTGATCTGCGTTCGTTGTTTGGCATGGTGCTTCAGGATGCCTGGCTGTTTAACGGAACGGTGATGGAGAACCTTCGTTACGGACGGCTGGATGCGACGGATCAGGAAGTCATCGCGGCGGCGAAGGCAGCGCATGTCGATCACTTCATCCGGACGCTGGATCACGGCTATCAGACGATGATCGACGGCGATTCCGGCAATATTTCTCAGGGTCAGAAGCAGCTGTTGACAATCGCGCGGGCCTTCCTTGCGGATCCGAAGATTCTGATTCTTGACGAAGCGACTTCCTCTGTAGACACCCGGACCGAAGTTCTGATTCAGAAGGGAATGGAAACCTTGATGAAAGGCCGGACAAGCTTCATCATTGCCCACCGTCTGTCAACGATTCGGGATGCCGATCTGATTCTGGTTATGAAAGAAGGCGACATCGTCGAAGCCGGAACGCATGATTCTCTGATGACGGACAATGGGTTCTACGCTTCCCTGTATAATTCACAGTTTGAAGATTGTGAATAA